In the genome of Planctomycetaceae bacterium, one region contains:
- a CDS encoding P-II family nitrogen regulator: protein MKKLEAVIRHYKLEDVKTALTGIGVNGMTVTEVRGFGRQRGHKETYRGAEYTVDFMPKVKLEVVVNDSEVDAAINAICESARTGSIGDGKIFVSSLEQVVRIRTGEMGEEAI from the coding sequence ATGAAAAAACTGGAAGCTGTGATTCGTCACTATAAGCTTGAAGATGTGAAGACAGCGTTGACTGGCATCGGAGTCAATGGCATGACCGTGACGGAAGTCAGAGGATTTGGTCGTCAGCGCGGGCACAAAGAAACGTACCGCGGTGCTGAGTACACCGTTGACTTCATGCCGAAAGTAAAACTGGAAGTCGTTGTGAACGATTCTGAAGTCGATGCCGCCATCAACGCCATTTGTGAATCAGCGCGAACTGGTTCCATTGGGGATGGCAAGATCTTTGTAAGTTCACTCGAACAGGTGGTTCGCATTCGAACCGGTGAGATGGGCGAAGAAGCCATCTAG
- a CDS encoding ammonium transporter, with product MGDETGAVPAVPDWQLTANTIWVLLAAFLVFWMNAGFGCVEAGFCRSKNAVNILGKNFVVFGLSTLIFWAVGFAVMFGDGNGFLGWQGWFATGADNSPAMGDAYSGVYGSLSWAALPLSVKFFFQLAFAATAATIVSGCVAERIHYESFMLFVILLVGISYPITGHWIWGGGWLANSSFYDFAGSTAVHSVGGWAGLIGILFLGPRKGKYQADGSIRPIPGHNMGLAFLGGLILWMGWFGFNPGSFMGADPVGISFVVVTTNMAAAAGLISATALAWIKTGKPDFSMTVNGALAGLVAVTAGCAFVSIPASVFIGAVGGVLAVVAVLFFDRLKIDDPVGALSVHLVNGIWGTIAVGLFADKDLPGGIALNGLFNGGGVELLWAQIKGIVAVGVFTCLVSAVGWSVIKAVFGLRVSDEVERMGLDVTEMGMEAYPENVLR from the coding sequence ATGGGAGACGAGACTGGAGCTGTACCTGCTGTGCCTGACTGGCAGTTGACAGCAAATACGATCTGGGTTCTTTTGGCGGCGTTCCTTGTATTCTGGATGAACGCCGGGTTTGGGTGTGTGGAAGCTGGATTCTGTCGCAGTAAGAACGCGGTCAACATTCTGGGCAAGAATTTTGTTGTGTTCGGACTTTCGACGCTGATTTTCTGGGCCGTCGGGTTTGCCGTCATGTTCGGTGACGGGAATGGTTTTCTGGGCTGGCAGGGATGGTTTGCAACCGGAGCCGACAATAGTCCGGCGATGGGGGATGCCTATTCCGGTGTCTATGGTTCACTTAGTTGGGCGGCACTTCCTTTATCTGTCAAGTTTTTCTTTCAGCTGGCGTTTGCAGCCACCGCCGCGACGATTGTGTCGGGGTGCGTTGCAGAGCGGATACATTACGAGAGCTTCATGCTGTTCGTGATTCTGCTTGTCGGCATCAGTTACCCGATCACGGGGCATTGGATCTGGGGGGGCGGCTGGCTGGCCAATTCTTCCTTCTACGACTTTGCTGGTTCCACAGCTGTACACTCTGTAGGTGGCTGGGCCGGGTTGATTGGTATCTTGTTTCTGGGGCCCCGAAAAGGGAAGTATCAGGCGGATGGGTCCATTCGGCCAATTCCAGGCCACAACATGGGACTCGCATTTCTTGGAGGCCTGATTCTGTGGATGGGGTGGTTCGGCTTTAACCCCGGCAGCTTTATGGGAGCGGATCCGGTTGGCATTAGTTTCGTTGTCGTAACAACGAATATGGCCGCTGCGGCCGGTTTGATCTCAGCAACTGCACTGGCCTGGATTAAGACTGGTAAGCCGGATTTCAGTATGACTGTAAACGGTGCTCTTGCGGGGCTGGTAGCCGTCACCGCCGGATGCGCGTTCGTCTCGATCCCGGCTTCGGTCTTCATTGGAGCAGTCGGTGGAGTGCTGGCGGTCGTTGCTGTTCTGTTTTTTGACCGCCTGAAAATTGATGATCCTGTAGGAGCCCTGTCCGTTCACCTGGTGAATGGGATTTGGGGGACGATTGCTGTGGGGCTGTTTGCGGACAAGGACCTGCCCGGCGGAATTGCTCTGAATGGTTTATTTAACGGTGGCGGTGTGGAACTGCTCTGGGCGCAGATCAAGGGTATTGTCGCCGTGGGAGTCTTTACTTGTCTTGTCTCGGCTGTGGGCTGGTCTGTTATCAAAGCTGTCTTCGGACTTCGAGTTTCCGACGAAGTGGAACGAATGGGCCTGGATGTGACCGAAATGGGAATGGAAGCGTATCCGGAAAACGTTCTTCGATAG